CCTCGGACCGGGGCGGTTCGGCCGCGCGCAGCACGTCAAGCACCCGTTCGGCCCGGTCGCGGCCGGCTCCCTCGCGCACGATCCAGGTGATGTCGGCGTCGGCGGGCGTCGCGAGGGCGAGCCGGTCCTGCGCGTGCGGCACCTCGAACCAGGCCCGCACCCGGGCGTCCGCGGGCAGCCGTTCCAGGATCGCGGCGGCCGCCGGGAGGGCGGTCTCGTCCGCGTACAGGAAGAGCGCGTCGGTGCCGGGCGGCGGCTGGAACCGCACGGACTTGTTCTCCGCGACGGCCGGGCCGATCGCCAGGACGCGGTGGCCGGCGGCCGCCCGGCCCGCCCAGCGGGAGGCGGGGGAGGCGTCCCCGTGCAGGACGAAGTCGATGTCGACCTCGTCCCCGCCGCCGGGGCCGCGGCGCTGCTCGCGCACGGTGTAGGACCGCATGACCGGGCGCTGCTCCGGCGGCATCGCGCGCCAGGCGGCGAACCAGGTGTCCCCGGCGGTCGACGGGAGCTCGGTGTGCTCCCGGTGGGCCGGCGGCAGGAAGAGCGAGAGGCTCTGGTCGAAGCCGCCGGAACGGAAGGCCGCGAGCGACTCCCCGCCGAACGTCACCCGCAGGAACGAGCGGCCCAGGCGCCGGGTGCGGAGCACCTCCAGCGCGAAGAAGCGGAAGTGCGCGACGGCCGGGGCGCCGGGTGCGGTGGCGGTCATGCGGAGAGTCCCCCCTCGGGTCGGTTCCGGCGCCGGGCGGCGCCGGGGGTCAGCTGACCTTCTTGGCGCTCTGGAGGGCCTTCGCGAGGTTCTCCAGCAGCTGGGCGCACTTGTCGTAGGAGTAGACCGGCTCGGTCACGCGCGGGGTGATCTGGCCGGCCTTGACGGCGGGCATCCCGGCCCAGGTGGCCTTCGCCTTCAGCTCCTCCGGCTGGAGGGTGCCGGTGCGGTTGTCGAGCATGACGAGGTCGGCCTGGTACTTGCCGGCGTTCTCCCAGCTGAGGGACTCGTAGAAGCCGCCCTCGTCCGTCTTCTCCGGGGTGACGAACTCGACGCCCAGGGACTGGAAGTACCTGAGGTCGGCGGAGGTGGCCGGGGTGGAGACGTAGAACAGGTCGGCGGAGCCGGAGCCGACGAGCACCTTGATGCCCGGGTTCGCCTTGGCGGCCTCGCGGACCTTCGCGGCGGCGGCCTCGAAGCGGGCCTTGGCCTCGACGGTGGCCTTGGCGTTCATGTCCGCGCCCAGGGACTGGGCGAGCTCGGCGGTGCGCTGGAGGGACTTGTCCATGGTGGCGTCGCGGCCGACACCGATGGCGACGGCCGGGGCCAGGCCGAGGATCTTGTCCTTGGAGGCCTCCGGGAGGTACCAGTACGAGCCGTCCCAGGTGTTGGTGACGAGGAGGTCGGGCTGGAGGGCCGCGTACTTCTCGACGTTGAACTGGTCGTAGACGTTGCCGAGGATCTCGACCTTGGAGATGTCCATCGAGCCGGCCTGCACGTCGGGCTTGCCGTCGGCGGTCTTCGTGGGGCCGAACACGCCCTTGACCGGGACGCCGTAGTCGTACAGCGCGGCCGCGGTGCCGGTGAAGGCGACGATGTTCTTCGGCTTGGCCTTGGTGCTGACGTCCTTGCCGAGGTCGTCCTTGAAGGTCCAGGGGCCCGAGGCCGCCGCGCCCGTGTCCTTGCCGCCCTCGCCCTTCGAGTCGTTGCCGCACGCGGTGAGTGCCGCGACGAGGCCGAGGGCGCCGCCGGCCGCGATCAGGCCGCGACGGGTCAGGAGGGAGGATCGGGACTTGGGCATGTCGATGTCCGCTTTCGTGCGTGCGAGGGTGGCCGCTGGGCCATTCGCAGGGAAGGCTAGCCTAACCTTGACCGAAAGTGGTAAGGCATGCCTTATCTCCGCAGGTGGCAGTCCTGCCGTACGGGCCCAACGCCCGCTGCCCCGGGCCGCGTACGGACCGGGGCAGCGCGACGGACGCGTCCGGACGGGTCCGGACGCGGGGTCAGGAGGAGAAGCCGAGCTCCCGGGCGATCAGCATGCGCTGCACCTCGCTGGTTCCCTCGCCGATCTCCAGGATCTTGGAGTCCCGCCACATGCGGGCCACCGGGTACTCGTTCATGAAGCCGTAGCCGCCGTGGATCTGCGTGGCCTCGCGGGCGTTGTCCACGGCCACGGTCGAGGAGTACAGCTTCGCGATGGCCGCCTCCTTCTTGAACGGCTCGCCCGCCACCAGCCGGGAGGCCGCGTCGCGCCAGCCCACGCGCGCCATGTGGGCCCGCATCTCCATGTCGGCCAGCTTGAACTGGAGGGCCTGGTTGTCCCCGATGGCCCGGCCGAAGGCGTGCCGCTCCCTCGCGTACTTGACCGACTCGTCCACGCAGCCCTGGGCGAGGCCCGTCGCGAGCGCGGAGATGGCGATCCGGCCCTCGTCGAGGATGCGCAGGAACTGGGCGTAGCCGCGGCCCTCTTCGCCGACCAGGTTGGCCAGCGGCACCCGTACGCCGTCGAAGGACAGCTCGCGGGTGTCCGAGCAGTTCCAGCCGACCTTGGAGTACGGGGCGGCCACAGTGAAGCCCGGGGTGCCGGACGGGACGATGATGGAGGAGATCTCGGGGCGGCCGTCGGCC
Above is a window of Streptomyces subrutilus DNA encoding:
- a CDS encoding ABC transporter substrate-binding protein; its protein translation is MPKSRSSLLTRRGLIAAGGALGLVAALTACGNDSKGEGGKDTGAAASGPWTFKDDLGKDVSTKAKPKNIVAFTGTAAALYDYGVPVKGVFGPTKTADGKPDVQAGSMDISKVEILGNVYDQFNVEKYAALQPDLLVTNTWDGSYWYLPEASKDKILGLAPAVAIGVGRDATMDKSLQRTAELAQSLGADMNAKATVEAKARFEAAAAKVREAAKANPGIKVLVGSGSADLFYVSTPATSADLRYFQSLGVEFVTPEKTDEGGFYESLSWENAGKYQADLVMLDNRTGTLQPEELKAKATWAGMPAVKAGQITPRVTEPVYSYDKCAQLLENLAKALQSAKKVS
- a CDS encoding siderophore-interacting protein, which translates into the protein MTATAPGAPAVAHFRFFALEVLRTRRLGRSFLRVTFGGESLAAFRSGGFDQSLSLFLPPAHREHTELPSTAGDTWFAAWRAMPPEQRPVMRSYTVREQRRGPGGGDEVDIDFVLHGDASPASRWAGRAAAGHRVLAIGPAVAENKSVRFQPPPGTDALFLYADETALPAAAAILERLPADARVRAWFEVPHAQDRLALATPADADITWIVREGAGRDRAERVLDVLRAAEPPRSEGPYVWLAGEAGTVRAVRRHFVRDRAVDRRRVRFTGYWRLGASEEQLLAEASAGRAPSEDPASEL
- a CDS encoding acyl-CoA dehydrogenase family protein, coding for MSLDHRLTPEHEELRRTVEEFAHDVIAPKIGDLYERHEFPYEIVREMGRMGLFGLPFPEEYGGMGGDYLALGIALEELARVDSSVAITLEAGVSLGAMPLYLFGTEEQKRTWLPRMCSGEILGAFGLTEPGAGSDAGGTRTTAVRDGDAWVINGSKCFITNSGTDITGLVTVTAVTGRKADGRPEISSIIVPSGTPGFTVAAPYSKVGWNCSDTRELSFDGVRVPLANLVGEEGRGYAQFLRILDEGRIAISALATGLAQGCVDESVKYARERHAFGRAIGDNQALQFKLADMEMRAHMARVGWRDAASRLVAGEPFKKEAAIAKLYSSTVAVDNAREATQIHGGYGFMNEYPVARMWRDSKILEIGEGTSEVQRMLIARELGFSS